A single window of Ovis canadensis isolate MfBH-ARS-UI-01 breed Bighorn chromosome 15, ARS-UI_OviCan_v2, whole genome shotgun sequence DNA harbors:
- the LOC138421174 gene encoding LOW QUALITY PROTEIN: uncharacterized protein (The sequence of the model RefSeq protein was modified relative to this genomic sequence to represent the inferred CDS: deleted 1 base in 1 codon): MGQSTSTPLSLMTDHFSDFKSRARNLSLLVKKSKLVTFCSAEWPTFDVGWPQEGTFNPQIIQAVKERVLTPGPAGHPDQTPYILVWQDLVKNPPEWLKPFVLASPKPPRPSSPAPTLLNPQVLVMKASEKTKENQDEKRPKPVFQESSSLYPNLIDLETELSPPPYADPNPPLLPQVPQVSSGEAQRRAEPSAPPRGGGPTQGTRGRAREMASAAEEEGPELPSSTVHAFPVRAGPAREGGERTYQYWPFATSDLYNWKTQTPSFSEKPQGLIDLLESILFTHNPTWDDCQQLLQVLFTTEERERILSEARKNVPGVDGRPTIQPHLIEEGFPLVRPNWDFEHVEGRERLRVYRQILMAGLRAAARKPTNLAKVNSVRQEPNESPAAFLERIMEAFRQYTPMDPQEDESRAAVMLAFVNQAAPDIRRKLQKIERLGEQSLQDLVRAAERVFNHRETPEEREDRIRREDREFRAEENRKNQKELAQIFFAGIENKNRSQKGKKPDSKTEEKPARHKLEKNQCAFCKKFGHWKDKCPKKNLKEGPKNSKNETPPPDSHILYAGEDSDRGGQGSTPLPESWITINVEGKPVGFMVDTGAQYSVLNQRDGPMSKKSSWVQGATGTKRYGWTTKRHVNLGTHQVTHSFLVIPECPVPLLGRDLLSKVNAQIHFGHGQVSVLDGTGHPLQVLSLALKDEYRLYLPEAPATVSPEVQPWVQRYPQAWAKTAGMGLARQRPPIVVELKAGATPVRVRQYPMSQEARRGITPHIQRLTDAGVLKRCRSPWNTPLLPIKKPGGTDFRPVQDLQEVNKRVSDIHPTVPNPYTLLSSLPPSYVWYTVLDLKDAFFSLPLALACQEIFAFEWLEDGGQTPVQLTWTRLPQGFKNSPTLFNEALDEDLREYRVEHPTIVLLQYVDDLMLAATTEKECQEATGDLLQTLGTLGYRASAKKAQIVKQEVTYLGYKIKQGQRWLTQAMKDTILQIPEPTTPRQVREFLGTVGYCRLWILGFAEKARPLYEGTKENKNWKWTESMKTAFQELRRALLEAPALALPDPFKPFQLFVDKKRGIGKGVLTQKWGPWKRPIAYLSKKLDPVAAGWPPCLRIIAATALLVHDADKLTYGQKLLVYTPHAIERVLKQPPGKWISNARLTHYQALLLDTSQIHFQTPCTLNPATLLPNPEIDSPLHDCDEILAGVTAVRKDLTDTPLDNSDLIWFTDGSSYVKDGQRRAGAAIVDDSGQTIWAETLSPDTSAQRAELIALIQALERAKGKRITIFTDSRYAFGTVHIQGPIYRERGFLTAEGKEIKNLPEIRRLLEAVQLPRAVSIVHVPGHQKGDSLTARGNRAADLAARKAADKEYTAPVLAIGLPPPGMGTLPPTPEYSSTDLAWIQEYPNLQQGKDKWYRDSDGYLILPAQLGRQLCEHLHSSTHLGEKKTLLLFQTAHLRFPRHQTTVKNIVQACKACQQMKPGKRQHAGLRYRGEGPGQHWEIDFTEVDGIGPWVHCNHVRPATSAEQEDAKRQWEASLHPSNPLKLKIQRRPQDRRDSSGPSSG; encoded by the exons ATGGGGCAATCTACTTCTACTCCGCTGTCCCTGatgactgaccatttttctgattttaagtctagagctCGGAATCTTTCGTTACtagtaaagaagagcaaactggtgacGTTCTGTTCCGCCGAATGGCCCACCTTTGATGTcggatggccacaagagggaaccttcaatccccagatcatccaggcagttaaagagagggtgcttactcctggtcctgctgggcacccagaccagactccctacattctggtctggcaggatctagtgaAGAACCCACCGGAATGGCTTAAACCCTTCGTTCTTGCTTCTCCTAAACCTCCCCGTCCCTCTTCCCCGGCTCCAACCTTACTAAACCCACAGGTGCTAGTCATGAAAGCGTCTGAGAAAACGAAAGAAAACCAGGACGAAAAACGACCCAAGCCGGTGTTCCAGGAATCTTCCTCTCTGTACCCTAATTTGATTGACTTGGAAACTGAACTGTCCCCACCCCCGTACGCGGATCCAAATCCACctttgcttccacaggttcctcAAGTCTCGTCGGGAGAAGCCCAGAGGAGGGCCGAGCCCTCAGCTCCCCCTAGGGGAGGAGGCCCCACCCAGGGAACTCGGGGAAGGGCAAGGGAGATGGCTAGCGCAGCGGAGGAGGAAGGCCCGGAATtgccctcctccactgttcatgcgtttccggtccgggcggggccagccagagagggtggggaaCGCACATATCAGTACTGGCCTTTTGctactagtgatttgtacaattggaaaacccaaaccccctctttctctgagaaacctcaaggtcttattgatcttttagaatcTATCCTCTTTACTCACaaccccacttgggatgattgccAACAACTGCTACAAGTACTTTTCACTACAGAAGAGCGTGAACGGATCCTGTCAGAAGCCCGGAAAAATGTGCCAGGGGtagatgggaggcccacaatacagcctcaCCTCATTGAagaggggttccccttggtgcgacccaactgggacttcgaacacgttgaaggtagggagcgtctccgagTATACCGTCAGATCctcatggctggccttagagcggccgccagaaaaccaactaatttggccaaggtAAATTCGGTGAGgcaagagccaaatgagagcccggcagccttccttgaaaggataatggaagcttttagacagtatacccccaTGGACCCCCAGGAAGATGAGTCTAGGGCAGCAGTCATGCTAGCATTTGTAAATCAGGCAGCCCCCGATATTAGgagaaagttacaaaagatagagaggctcGGTGAACAGTCCCTACAAGATTtagtgagggcagcagagagggttttcaatcatagagagaccccagaagaaagagaggaccgcattagaagggaagacagagaatttagggctgaagaaaaccgtaaaaatCAAAAGGAGCTGGCTCAGATATTTTTCGCTgggattgaaaacaaaaatagatcccAAAAAGGGAAAAAGCCAGATTCAAAAACTGAGGAAAAACCTGCAAGGCACAAGCTTGAAAAGAACCAATGTGCATTTTGTAAAAagtttggacattggaaagataaatgccccaagaaaaacctaaaagagGGGCCAAAAAATTCCAAGAACGAGACCCCCCCTCctgacagtcatatcctctacgcaGGAGAGGATAGTGAC AGGGGGGGTCAAGGCTCGacacccctccccgagtcctggataactataaatgtggaggggaaaccggttggctttATGGTAGACACGGGAgctcaatactcagtcttaaaccaaagagATGGGCCtatgtctaagaaaagtagctgggtacagggagcaaccgggactaagcgatatggatggactacaaaacggcatgtgaatTTGGGGACCCACCAAGTAACTCATTcctttctggtgatacctgaaTGCCCAGTGCCCTTGCTGGGaagagatttactgtctaaagtgaatgcccaaattcattttggCCATGGACAAGTGTCAGTTTTAGATGGAACCGGGCACCCTCTACAGGTTCTGTCTCTGGCATTGAAGGATGAATACAGActgtacttgccagaggccccagcgacagTAAGTCCTGAAGTACagccatgggttcaaagataccctcaggcctgggctaaaacagcaggaatgggattggccagacagagaccccctATTGTTGTGGAGTTAAAAGCGGGTGCCACACCAGTGAGGGTACGGCaatatcccatgagtcaagaagCCCGGCGAGGAATCACTCCTCACATACAACGCCTCACAGACGCTGGGGTCTTAAAGAgatgccggtccccatggaacacccCCCTGCTTCCCATAaagaagcctgggggaactgattttagaccagtTCAAGACCTGCAAGAGGTCAACAAGCGGGTGAGTGACATCCATCCTAcagttcctaacccttatacattgctaagcagtTTGCCACCAAGCTACGTATGgtatactgttttagatttaaaagatgcctttttcagtctgCCTCTCGCCCTGGCGTGCCAAGAAATCTTCGCCTTCGAATGGCTAGAAGACGGTGGACAGACTCCTGTGCAGCTGACGTGGACTCGCCTACCACAGGGGTTTAAGAACTCACCCACGTTGTTTAACGAGGCCTTAGATGAAGACCTCCGTGAGTaccgggttgaacaccctaccattgttttattacaatatgttgatgaccttatgctggcggcgactacagaaaaagagtgccaggaggcaacaggtgaccttctccaaacccttgggactttaggttacagggctagcgccaaaaaggcccagatcgtcaagcaagaggttacataccttggttacaagataaaacagggccagaggtggctaacacaggctatgaaagacACCATCCTTCAGATCCCTGAACCTACCACTCCTAGGCAAGTGAGAGAGTTTCTGGGAACTGTAGGATATTGCCGAttgtggatcttggggtttgcagaaaaagCCAGGCCCTTAtatgaagggaccaaagaaaacaaaaactggaaatggactgaATCAATGAAAACGGCTTTTCAGGAGCTCAGGCGTGCCTTGCTGGAAGCTCCTGCCCTGGCCCTTCCTGACCCATTTAAGCcgttccaattatttgtagataaaaagcgagggataggaaaaggggtactaacacagaaatGGGGACCTTGGAAGCGTCCCATAGCCTACCTTTCAAAGAAATtagacccagtggcagccgggtggccaccttgcctccgaaTTATTGCAGCCACCGCGCTTCTAGTTCATGATGCTGATAAGCTGACTTATGGCCAGAAACTCTTGGTTTACACTCCTCATGCTATAGAGAGAGTCCTGAAACAACCTCCGGGCAAATGGATTTCCAATGCCCGCTTAAcacactaccaggccttgctgcTCGACACCTCCCAGATTCATTTTCAAACACCCTGCACTCTAAACCCAgctactcttttgcccaatccggaaATAGATAGCCCCCTCCACGATTGTGACGAGATACTAGCCGGAGTAACAGCAGTACGAAAGGACTTAACAGACAcgccactggataacagtgaccTAATATGGTTCACAGATGGAAGCAGTTATGttaaagatggacagagacgggcgggagccgcaatagtagatgactctggacagacgatatgggcagagaCTCTTTCCCCAGACACCTCAGCCCAAAgagcagagttaattgccctgattcaggCATTAGAGAGAGCTAAAGgtaaaagaataactattttcactgacagtcgctatgcttttggcacggtgCACATTCAGGGCCCGATTTATCGGGAACGCGGGTTTTtaacagctgaaggaaaagagatCAAAAACTTACCAGAAATCCGTCGACTTCTGGAAGCTGTGCAGTTGCCTCGAGCTGTATCAATAGTACATGTACCTGGACATCAAAAGGGGGACAGCCTCACAGCCCGAGGAAATCGTGCCGCTGATTTGGCGGCTCGGAAGGCGGCTGACAAAGAGTACACCGCTCCAGTGCTGGCAATTGGACTTCCGCCCCCAGGTATGGGAactttgcccccaacccctgagtattcgtCCACAGACCTGGCCTGGATCCAGGAATATCCCAACCTCCAACAAGGAAAGGATAAATGGTACCGGGACTCCGATGGCTACTTGATACttcctgctcagttgggacgacAACTGTGTGAACATCTGCACTCATCTACtcatctgggagagaaaaagactctgctgcttttTCAAACCGCGCACCTACGATTTCCCCGGCACCAAACAACCGTAAAAAACATAGTACAAGCTTGTAAGGCATGCCAACAGATGAAGCCAGGAAAGAGGCAACacgcaggactgaggtatcgagGGGAAGGCCCAGGACAGCACTGGGAGATAGATTTTactgag GTCGACGGTATCGGGCCCTGGGTGCATTGCAATCACGTACGCCCAGCTACTTCAGCCGAACAAGAAGACGCGAAAAGACAATGGGAAGCGTCTCTACACCCATCCAACCCTTTAAAATTGAAGATCCAGCGCCGGCCGCAGGACCGACGAGACTCATCTGGACCGTCATCTGGATGA